A single Planctomycetota bacterium DNA region contains:
- the acpS gene encoding holo-ACP synthase: MIIGIGIDLVKIRRINKLIRSSSLPKIFTPNEIKYCKSKKNQAESFAARFAAKEAFLKAIGTGWGTSKSPHFSQIEVVRNNKSPFLSLKLTGKAREIAMKLKVNKIHLSVAHSGEYAIAVVILEGKSQ; encoded by the coding sequence ATGATTATAGGTATAGGAATAGACTTGGTCAAAATCCGCCGTATTAATAAATTGATACGCTCATCAAGCCTTCCCAAAATATTCACCCCAAATGAAATAAAATACTGCAAATCCAAAAAGAACCAGGCAGAATCATTTGCCGCGCGGTTTGCCGCCAAGGAGGCATTCCTTAAGGCAATCGGCACCGGCTGGGGCACATCCAAAAGCCCTCACTTTTCCCAAATAGAAGTTGTCAGGAACAATAAATCCCCTTTTCTATCCCTAAAACTAACCGGCAAAGCCAGGGAAATCGCCATGAAACTAAAAGTTAATAAAATCCATCTTTCCGTGGCTCATTCAGGAGAATATGCTATTGCCGTGGTGATACTGGAAGGCAAATCACAATAA
- a CDS encoding HD domain-containing protein — protein MVTLKEVINHPQTKAFMEVANANLGAIGYTEHGIRHAELVAMRTGHILKSLGFNKKMRDMGEVAGYLHDIGNAINRHDHGQDGAFLVYHILKDLKADYKDIAQVVAAVGNHDEEKGEPVNSISAAVIIADKSDVHRSRVRTMKEIDFDIHDRVNYAVKESHVKIDKKRKKITMELVIDTRISKVMEYFEIFMSRMVVSQKAAKLLGCEFKLVINKTKLL, from the coding sequence ATGGTTACGTTGAAAGAAGTTATAAACCACCCGCAAACAAAGGCTTTTATGGAGGTTGCCAATGCCAACCTCGGAGCCATCGGGTATACCGAGCACGGAATAAGGCATGCCGAATTGGTTGCCATGAGAACAGGGCATATCCTTAAGTCACTCGGATTTAATAAAAAAATGCGGGACATGGGTGAAGTTGCCGGATATTTGCATGATATTGGAAACGCGATAAACCGCCATGACCATGGGCAGGATGGGGCGTTTTTGGTCTATCATATTTTGAAAGACCTGAAAGCCGATTACAAAGATATTGCCCAGGTGGTTGCGGCTGTGGGTAATCATGATGAAGAAAAAGGCGAGCCGGTTAATTCTATTTCCGCGGCGGTAATCATTGCGGATAAATCGGATGTCCACCGCTCGCGCGTCCGGACGATGAAGGAGATAGATTTTGATATCCACGACCGGGTAAATTATGCGGTTAAAGAGTCCCATGTCAAGATTGATAAAAAGCGCAAAAAGATAACAATGGAACTGGTGATTGATACGCGAATTTCCAAGGTGATGGAATATTTTGAAATATTCATGAGCCGGATGGTCGTCAGCCAGAAAGCCGCCAAACTTCTGGGGTGTGAGTTCAAGCTGGTTATCAATAAGACAAAGTTATTGTGA
- the prfB gene encoding peptide chain release factor 2 (programmed frameshift): MTLNELREKLQKIHERLAILGDSLDLPGKEKELTLIEQEMAQPGFWGNQTAAQEKVNRLKILKTIVLPYHKLEKESADNLELSALATESGGEKILDELVAGISPLEKSLEHLEYQLYLNGPNDQKNIFLSIHAGTGGTDACDWAAMLLRMYLRWLDKNNYESQIIDSLDGDSAGIRHATVYAKGPYAFGFLKSEIGVHRLVRISPFDSNKRRHTSFAAIDIVPEMETEELDINENDIRIDTYSAGGPGGQHVNKTTSAVRITHLPTGIIVQCQNERSQHSNKQTAFKLLASKLNALKQKEKEDEFKKIYGEKGEIAWGYQIRSYVLQPYTLVKDHRTEVENGNVNAVLDGDLDMFIEAYLQTKKK, encoded by the exons ATGACTCTCAATGAATTGCGCGAAAAACTGCAGAAAATCCATGAACGGCTGGCTATATTGGGAGATTCTCTT GACCTGCCCGGCAAAGAAAAAGAGCTAACACTAATCGAGCAGGAAATGGCGCAACCGGGTTTCTGGGGCAACCAGACCGCTGCCCAGGAAAAAGTCAACCGCTTAAAGATTCTTAAAACTATCGTGCTGCCTTATCACAAACTGGAAAAAGAAAGCGCCGACAACCTAGAATTATCCGCCTTGGCAACCGAAAGCGGAGGCGAGAAAATTCTGGATGAGCTTGTTGCCGGGATATCCCCGCTGGAAAAATCGCTCGAACACCTGGAATACCAGCTATATTTAAACGGCCCTAACGACCAGAAGAATATCTTTTTAAGCATCCATGCGGGCACCGGCGGCACGGACGCCTGCGACTGGGCGGCCATGCTTTTAAGGATGTACCTAAGGTGGCTTGATAAAAACAATTACGAAAGCCAGATTATCGATTCGCTGGATGGGGACAGCGCCGGCATCCGGCACGCCACGGTTTATGCCAAAGGGCCTTACGCTTTCGGCTTCTTGAAATCGGAAATCGGCGTGCATAGATTGGTCCGCATTTCCCCTTTCGACTCCAATAAGCGCCGCCATACATCCTTTGCCGCTATTGATATCGTGCCTGAAATGGAAACGGAAGAACTTGATATTAACGAAAATGATATCAGAATTGATACCTACAGCGCCGGCGGTCCGGGCGGGCAGCACGTGAACAAAACCACCTCAGCTGTCAGGATTACCCATCTCCCGACCGGCATCATCGTCCAGTGCCAGAACGAGCGCTCCCAGCATTCCAATAAACAAACCGCCTTTAAACTGCTCGCCTCCAAGCTGAACGCCTTGAAGCAAAAGGAAAAGGAGGATGAGTTCAAGAAAATCTACGGGGAAAAAGGTGAAATCGCCTGGGGTTACCAGATACGCTCTTACGTCCTCCAGCCTTACACCCTGGTCAAAGACCACAGGACGGAAGTGGAAAACGGGAATGTCAACGCAGTTCTGGACGGTGATTTGGATATGTTCATAGAAGCTTATTTACAGACGAAGAAAAAATAA
- a CDS encoding glycoside hydrolase family 99-like domain-containing protein, protein MWINRLLLVCLAAVLVACPPGCGKGNSEEGETKIITLGAYYFPMNPGKNNLRQKLVPEQLPLLGNYDCRAETTLKQHLLWANQAGINFFLMHWWGQSTTTDNTVKSFSDNLTKEKSAVKFCISYMTPYIHKTLNFETALDQTCEGQMVANFIYLAQAYFKHPNYFRINNKPVVFLYLSRLLKSDKGDYHKAFSRIRTLVKDKTEDELYLIGDEVFWNEPKQTRINELDAVTAYNMYGPVRYSGYAEESGILKDMDEVFASYKKSAQTLSKGFIPAVMPGFNDRGVPEAERLKFQETHYIIPRLVSVANQEEGSFYRAYFRLAKKHIDPNLNIILINSWNGWESDTQIEPVKSFVVGTKHPPELTGGYEYNPYGDTYLNITREEKILKIDKQE, encoded by the coding sequence ATGTGGATAAACCGGTTGTTGTTAGTTTGCCTCGCAGCCGTCCTGGTTGCATGCCCGCCCGGATGCGGCAAAGGCAATTCGGAAGAGGGGGAAACAAAAATCATCACTCTAGGCGCATATTATTTCCCGATGAACCCGGGAAAGAACAACCTACGCCAGAAACTGGTCCCGGAACAACTGCCCCTTTTGGGCAATTACGACTGCCGCGCTGAAACAACCTTAAAACAACATCTCCTGTGGGCAAACCAAGCAGGGATTAATTTCTTCCTGATGCACTGGTGGGGTCAGAGCACCACCACGGATAACACCGTTAAAAGCTTTTCCGACAACCTCACTAAAGAAAAGTCGGCGGTTAAATTTTGCATCTCTTACATGACCCCGTATATCCATAAAACACTGAACTTCGAAACCGCCTTGGACCAAACCTGCGAAGGACAAATGGTCGCCAATTTCATCTATTTAGCCCAGGCTTATTTCAAGCATCCGAATTATTTCCGCATTAATAATAAACCGGTCGTTTTCCTTTACCTCTCACGGCTTTTGAAAAGCGATAAAGGCGATTACCATAAGGCGTTTTCCAGAATCAGGACGCTCGTCAAGGATAAAACAGAAGACGAGCTTTATCTTATCGGCGATGAGGTCTTCTGGAACGAGCCCAAGCAAACCAGAATCAATGAACTGGACGCCGTCACGGCTTATAACATGTATGGCCCGGTCCGCTACAGCGGTTATGCGGAAGAAAGCGGGATTCTCAAGGATATGGACGAAGTTTTCGCCTCTTATAAAAAGTCAGCGCAAACTCTAAGCAAAGGCTTTATCCCTGCAGTCATGCCCGGCTTTAACGACCGCGGCGTGCCGGAAGCGGAAAGGCTGAAGTTCCAAGAAACACATTATATCATCCCGCGCCTGGTTTCCGTGGCAAACCAGGAAGAAGGTTCTTTTTACCGTGCTTATTTCCGGCTGGCTAAAAAGCATATCGACCCGAACCTGAATATTATCCTAATCAATTCCTGGAACGGATGGGAAAGCGACACCCAGATAGAACCGGTAAAAAGCTTCGTGGTCGGCACCAAACACCCGCCAGAACTGACCGGTGGTTATGAATATAACCCCTACGGGGATACGTATTTGAATATCACCAGGGAAGAAAAAATCCTTAAAATAGATAAACAGGAGTAA
- a CDS encoding ATPase — MFIVGIDIGASATKAVIIDPAKKIIASHIHKTGIDLTEASQTAYHELLHTSRLKPSDISLIAATGFGRNNVTYADRTITEITCHAVGAYHYFPRAITVIDIGGQDNKIIKVDEKGLVTNFKMNRKCAAGTGAFIEEIAFKIDVTVSELNEIARESTKDVEIGSFCTVFTATEILAKIRAGEKKEDIIRGVFLAVAKRVIEMDTLEGEIVLTGGVVAYNDIMISIFSTMLNKPVLVPPEPQLTGALGAALIGLKNLVDK; from the coding sequence ATGTTCATCGTTGGAATAGATATCGGCGCTTCAGCCACCAAGGCGGTGATAATCGACCCGGCAAAAAAGATTATTGCCTCACACATCCACAAAACAGGCATAGACTTAACAGAAGCCAGCCAGACTGCTTATCACGAATTGCTCCACACCTCAAGGCTTAAACCCAGTGATATCAGCCTGATTGCCGCCACCGGATTCGGCAGGAACAACGTCACTTATGCCGACCGCACCATCACGGAAATCACCTGCCATGCCGTAGGCGCTTACCACTATTTTCCAAGAGCCATAACCGTGATAGATATCGGCGGGCAGGATAATAAAATCATCAAGGTTGACGAAAAGGGTTTGGTCACGAATTTCAAGATGAACCGCAAATGCGCGGCAGGAACAGGCGCCTTTATCGAAGAAATCGCATTTAAAATAGACGTAACGGTATCGGAATTGAATGAGATTGCGCGGGAGTCAACCAAAGATGTGGAAATCGGAAGCTTTTGCACGGTCTTTACCGCGACGGAAATACTCGCCAAAATACGCGCCGGAGAGAAAAAGGAAGATATCATCCGCGGCGTATTCCTGGCCGTGGCAAAAAGAGTCATTGAAATGGATACGCTGGAAGGAGAAATCGTCCTGACCGGCGGCGTGGTGGCCTATAATGATATCATGATATCCATTTTCAGCACCATGCTGAATAAACCCGTCCTGGTCCCGCCCGAACCGCAGTTAACCGGCGCATTAGGCGCGGCGCTCATCGGATTGAAAAACCTCGTGGATAAGTAA